The Planctomycetia bacterium genome has a window encoding:
- the comE gene encoding competence protein ComEC — MAEGKARVVAAVGHWRRLAGRHVRTEPLPSRPLVLVAACVAAGCVLARVLSAMPESHGAGTVDGGWPVTSLVVGWWFGAMAALAFWAGCLRHGRPWAAALSLAASIMCTAAAWSAARFDLFPADDLAWQLPPDAAAMPVPVAVVGVVVEAPRPLPSPVADPRQAAAIGSSSEFIFAVERLRDGGCWRDASGRAAVIVDGDPPAMHVGSRVCVFGRGLRPTPALNPGEFDFRLRARTSRCLSIIRVHSVACIRTLAPPPWWTIGPWIDRVRTWGVRVLHDHVSPARAPLAAALLLGSRESLPRQDADDFLVTGTVHILSISGLHVGLLAYALFRLCRWLLVPRGWSLVTVAACTAAYMLLVRAETPVVRATLLVWLACLGAATGRRSPAVNALAAAAVVVLACRPGEVFAAGAQLSFMSTAVLVAVSTALTRTNGEPDPIERLIDRSRSPVERVIRRLAWNVWVLFVTGAAVWAVSAPLVAARFHVLSPIGLVLNVLIAPFVALAMGWGTACLAAAPLSPAIAGACGAACDVTLACIGWLVSWAAAVPGGHAWLAAPAWWWVVGWYVLLATVCLVLPPARLARAGTWGGVGMAWIVVGLVAGGLGRLMDPGPGPLRVVMAAVGHGSGIVVRSPSGRCLLYDAGRLGAPAAARRALAGVLWSEGVWRIDTLVISHADADHFNAVPQLLERFAVGEVVVAADFLESGSPAVADLLQRIADQGIPLRTVRAGDEFAVDPHCRVRVLHPDGDDPDADPNDGKATRTGHRRLDPAVADNERSIVLAVEAAGRRLLLTGDLEGDALARFVAAGPETCDVLVAPHHGSRSSLPPDIARATAPTWVLVSGQGGAAWPEVRAAYGAASVGGPGRVLKTGGAGAIAVEADAATVLAHQFRAGRWRPVTPPSPVTPPPQERPASASGPGRRRSGPAG, encoded by the coding sequence ATGGCCGAAGGAAAAGCCCGGGTGGTGGCAGCCGTCGGCCACTGGAGGCGATTGGCCGGTCGCCACGTCCGGACCGAGCCGCTTCCGAGCCGACCGCTCGTCCTCGTCGCCGCCTGCGTCGCCGCCGGCTGCGTGCTGGCCCGCGTCCTGTCCGCGATGCCGGAAAGTCACGGGGCGGGAACTGTGGACGGAGGCTGGCCGGTCACGAGCCTCGTGGTCGGTTGGTGGTTTGGTGCCATGGCGGCGCTTGCCTTTTGGGCCGGCTGCCTGCGGCACGGCCGCCCGTGGGCCGCTGCGTTGAGCCTCGCTGCCTCGATCATGTGCACGGCCGCAGCCTGGTCGGCGGCCCGATTCGATCTTTTTCCGGCCGACGATCTGGCCTGGCAACTTCCCCCCGACGCGGCGGCCATGCCTGTCCCGGTGGCCGTGGTGGGCGTCGTCGTCGAGGCACCGCGGCCCCTCCCCTCCCCCGTGGCCGATCCGAGGCAGGCGGCGGCCATCGGCTCGTCGAGCGAGTTCATCTTCGCCGTGGAGCGGCTTCGCGACGGGGGCTGCTGGCGGGACGCATCCGGGAGGGCCGCCGTGATCGTCGACGGGGATCCGCCGGCTATGCACGTCGGCAGCCGAGTGTGTGTCTTCGGACGCGGCCTGCGGCCCACGCCGGCGCTGAACCCGGGCGAGTTCGACTTCCGGCTCCGGGCCCGCACGAGCCGCTGCCTGTCCATCATCCGGGTCCACTCGGTGGCCTGCATCCGCACCCTGGCCCCGCCCCCGTGGTGGACGATCGGCCCGTGGATCGACCGGGTTCGCACCTGGGGCGTGCGTGTCCTCCACGACCACGTGTCGCCGGCGCGGGCGCCGCTGGCCGCGGCGCTCCTGCTCGGCAGCCGCGAGTCGCTGCCCAGGCAGGATGCAGACGACTTCCTCGTCACCGGCACCGTCCACATTCTCTCCATCTCGGGCCTGCACGTCGGCCTGCTCGCCTACGCCCTGTTTCGGCTCTGCCGCTGGCTGCTCGTGCCGCGGGGCTGGTCGCTCGTGACCGTGGCAGCCTGCACGGCGGCTTACATGCTGCTCGTTCGAGCCGAGACGCCGGTCGTGCGGGCCACGCTCCTCGTCTGGCTCGCCTGCCTCGGCGCAGCCACCGGCCGCCGGTCGCCGGCCGTCAATGCCCTGGCCGCAGCGGCCGTCGTCGTGCTCGCCTGCCGACCGGGGGAGGTGTTCGCGGCCGGCGCGCAACTGTCGTTCATGTCGACGGCGGTGCTCGTCGCCGTCTCGACAGCCCTGACGCGGACGAACGGGGAGCCGGACCCGATCGAGCGGCTCATCGACCGCAGCCGCTCGCCGGTGGAGCGGGTCATCAGGCGGCTGGCGTGGAACGTCTGGGTGCTGTTCGTCACCGGGGCCGCCGTGTGGGCCGTGTCAGCGCCCCTCGTAGCGGCCCGGTTCCACGTGCTCAGCCCGATCGGACTGGTGCTCAACGTGCTCATCGCCCCGTTCGTGGCCCTGGCGATGGGCTGGGGAACGGCCTGCCTGGCGGCGGCGCCGCTCTCCCCCGCCATCGCCGGCGCGTGCGGCGCCGCCTGCGACGTCACGCTCGCCTGCATCGGCTGGCTCGTGTCCTGGGCGGCGGCCGTGCCCGGCGGCCATGCGTGGCTGGCGGCGCCGGCGTGGTGGTGGGTCGTCGGCTGGTACGTGCTGCTCGCGACGGTGTGCCTCGTGCTGCCACCGGCTCGTCTGGCCCGGGCCGGCACCTGGGGGGGCGTGGGGATGGCCTGGATCGTCGTCGGCCTCGTGGCGGGCGGGCTCGGTCGGCTCATGGACCCCGGGCCGGGGCCGCTCCGGGTGGTGATGGCTGCGGTCGGACATGGCTCGGGCATCGTGGTCCGCAGCCCGTCGGGCCGATGCCTGCTCTATGACGCCGGCAGGCTGGGGGCGCCGGCCGCCGCCCGCCGGGCCCTGGCGGGGGTGCTGTGGAGCGAGGGCGTGTGGCGGATCGACACGCTCGTCATCTCCCATGCCGACGCAGACCACTTCAACGCCGTGCCGCAGCTCCTCGAGCGGTTCGCCGTGGGCGAGGTCGTGGTCGCGGCCGACTTTTTGGAGAGCGGGTCGCCGGCGGTCGCCGATCTCCTGCAGCGGATCGCCGACCAGGGCATCCCGCTGCGCACGGTCAGGGCCGGAGACGAATTCGCCGTCGATCCGCACTGCCGCGTCCGCGTTCTGCATCCGGATGGCGACGATCCGGACGCCGACCCAAACGACGGGAAGGCAACCCGCACCGGGCATCGACGGCTCGACCCCGCCGTGGCCGACAACGAGCGGAGCATCGTGCTTGCGGTCGAAGCGGCCGGCCGTCGCCTGCTCCTCACCGGCGATCTCGAGGGGGACGCCCTCGCGCGGTTCGTGGCGGCAGGGCCGGAGACCTGTGATGTGCTCGTCGCGCCGCATCACGGCAGTCGCTCCAGCCTGCCCCCCGACATTGCCCGGGCGACAGCCCCGACCTGGGTCCTCGTCAGCGGACAGGGGGGCGCGGCCTGGCCGGAGGTGCGAGCCGCCTACGGCGCGGCGTCGGTCGGCGGTCCGGGCCGCGTCCTCAAGACCGGCGGCGCGGGTGCGATCGCGGTCGAGGCCGACGCGGCGACCGTCCTCGCGCACCAGTTCCGGGCGGGCCGCTGGCGGCCTGTCACCCCGCCCTCGCCTGTCACCCCGCCGCCGCAGGAGCGGCCTGCGAGCGCGTCAGGACCAGGCCGGCGACGATCAGGGCCAGCTGGCTGA
- the ccsA gene encoding cytochrome c biogenesis protein: MSAGSLPLDRGIGVDVARPRSRAGTHDSLAWQALRALGSLKITVVMFLAAVFLLFIGTLVQDEKNLPDVKAEYFNSWIAIIRLADFLPVTIFQDEGWRRIPGWFPFPGGGTIGLVLLVNLIAAKITRFHVAASGARLAWGSGVSILGGLLTLAVILTGHAGDGLQGQPPVSYATVWRLVQGGALALAFGLGWAAADKGQRQLVRSVLGITAAAVAGVALATIVGGAAWRMNDPGLRIMWQLIQSSAAALTLLVGLVMVFGNRGGNVLIHVAVGLLMLGQFAFGDRQIEERMSLVEGQTTNVACRTDEVELAVIDTGGSETDSVTAISGRLLAARAGGAPVSVDGLPFAIRVVEYFPNSTILRVGPVAPNRATTGLGRSWLADRRPPEGGGSSQPNVASAYVQLVAKEGEADLGTFLVSQWLNDFSQLNLTTAADECDSLAAAGTTWRLQLRFRREYKPYSVSLTDVRRINYSASETPRDYSSYVTFTDTATKADQQGRIWMNNPVRYRGETFYQSQYAMVPVGKEGRVEMTGLQVVTNAGWLIPYVACVLAFWGMLVHFGGTFLRFADRRERQPAAAAAPGPRRGRHGQHAAPAPRAVPQPGRSLLPAALALGLIGACVLAALPRGPRPGAADWRAAGSLPVMDAGRIKPLDSVARTTLQLLGNRTGVKMPADAPAGGPTGTVSATQWLLGLMAGSDWVERAPVFRIDAKEILDLFDLERRQGHRYAPAELEKGRAKLREQVATLRDVPAESRSFVQKKMIEIEQKFAAYDVIRFAYEAPALPNLDAGADRQQAIGEIRQMMQRARLIEDRKPPALIPPVAQPPAEEVSAATNATDWQSLYPAVMEAFTRRLTGNAGTISPAILPLSDLLAAQAAGPAEIDRAVTAYRQAIADLEPVRTGARMAAFEAWFLAFNPTDLAKWLYVFALVVCFASFLVGHAPLNRFAFWLLAGLFCLHTFAIVCRIAITGRPPVVNLYGSAVFIGWACVLAGLVLERLFRLGIGNLVAAASGALSLMIAYGLDSGDTMHVLQAVLDTQFWLSTHVVTVALGYGATFLAGLLATCSIVHGIATRQRSGDPALAREVTDVLHRMTYGVVCFALFFSFIGTVLGGLWADDSWGRFWGWDPKENGALMIVLWNAALLHARWDRWIGPRGFALFAIGGNIVTAWSWFGTNQLSIGLHSYGFTSGVLMLLGAYVLSQLALIVAGLVLTRSQAAPAAAG, encoded by the coding sequence ATGTCCGCAGGAAGTCTGCCGCTCGATCGCGGCATCGGCGTCGATGTCGCCCGGCCGCGATCGCGGGCCGGCACGCATGACTCGCTGGCCTGGCAGGCTCTCCGCGCCCTCGGCTCGCTGAAGATCACCGTGGTCATGTTCCTGGCCGCGGTGTTTCTCCTCTTCATCGGCACGCTCGTCCAGGACGAGAAGAACCTTCCCGACGTGAAGGCGGAGTACTTCAACAGCTGGATCGCGATCATCAGGCTCGCCGACTTCCTGCCGGTGACGATCTTCCAGGACGAGGGCTGGCGGAGGATTCCCGGCTGGTTTCCCTTTCCGGGCGGCGGCACGATCGGCCTCGTGCTCCTCGTCAACCTGATCGCCGCCAAGATCACCCGCTTCCACGTCGCCGCCTCGGGCGCCCGGCTGGCCTGGGGCAGCGGCGTGTCGATCCTCGGCGGCCTGCTGACGCTCGCCGTCATCCTCACCGGGCACGCGGGGGACGGCCTGCAGGGACAGCCGCCCGTCTCGTACGCGACCGTCTGGCGGCTGGTGCAGGGGGGGGCGCTGGCACTGGCCTTCGGCCTCGGCTGGGCGGCTGCCGACAAGGGGCAGCGTCAGCTCGTCCGCAGCGTGCTCGGCATCACGGCCGCCGCGGTCGCTGGGGTGGCCCTGGCAACGATCGTCGGCGGCGCTGCCTGGCGCATGAACGACCCGGGCCTGCGGATCATGTGGCAGCTGATTCAATCGAGCGCGGCGGCCCTGACGCTGCTCGTGGGGCTCGTGATGGTGTTCGGTAATCGCGGCGGCAACGTCCTGATCCATGTCGCCGTCGGCCTGTTGATGCTCGGCCAGTTCGCCTTCGGCGACCGGCAGATCGAGGAGCGGATGTCGCTGGTCGAGGGGCAGACGACGAACGTCGCCTGCCGGACCGACGAGGTGGAACTCGCGGTCATCGACACCGGCGGGTCCGAGACCGACAGCGTGACGGCAATTTCCGGCCGGCTCCTCGCGGCCCGGGCGGGGGGCGCGCCGGTCAGCGTCGACGGCCTGCCGTTCGCCATCCGCGTCGTGGAGTACTTCCCGAACTCGACGATCCTGCGCGTCGGCCCGGTGGCGCCGAACCGGGCCACGACCGGCCTCGGCCGCAGCTGGCTCGCCGACCGCCGGCCGCCGGAGGGGGGCGGTTCCTCGCAGCCGAACGTCGCCTCGGCCTACGTCCAACTCGTCGCCAAGGAGGGGGAGGCGGACCTGGGGACGTTCCTCGTCTCGCAATGGCTCAACGACTTCAGCCAGTTGAACCTGACGACGGCCGCCGACGAGTGCGACAGCCTGGCCGCGGCGGGCACCACGTGGCGGCTGCAGCTCCGCTTTCGGCGCGAGTACAAGCCATATTCCGTGTCGCTCACCGACGTCCGGCGGATCAACTATTCCGCCAGCGAAACCCCGCGCGACTACTCGTCGTACGTCACGTTCACCGACACGGCGACGAAGGCCGATCAGCAGGGGCGGATCTGGATGAATAATCCCGTCCGCTACCGCGGCGAAACCTTCTACCAGAGCCAATATGCCATGGTCCCCGTGGGCAAGGAGGGACGCGTGGAGATGACCGGGCTGCAGGTCGTGACGAACGCCGGCTGGCTGATCCCCTACGTCGCCTGCGTCCTCGCCTTCTGGGGCATGCTCGTCCACTTCGGGGGCACGTTCCTCCGCTTCGCCGATCGCCGCGAGCGGCAGCCGGCGGCCGCTGCCGCGCCCGGCCCGCGCCGTGGCCGACACGGGCAGCACGCCGCGCCCGCCCCACGGGCAGTCCCGCAGCCCGGCCGCAGCCTGCTGCCGGCGGCGCTGGCCCTGGGCCTGATCGGGGCCTGCGTGCTCGCGGCCCTGCCGCGCGGCCCGCGGCCGGGGGCCGCCGACTGGCGGGCCGCCGGCAGCCTGCCGGTGATGGACGCCGGGCGGATCAAGCCGCTCGACAGCGTCGCCCGCACGACGCTCCAACTGCTCGGCAACCGGACCGGGGTCAAGATGCCGGCCGACGCGCCGGCCGGCGGTCCGACCGGGACGGTGTCCGCCACGCAGTGGCTCCTCGGCCTGATGGCGGGGAGCGACTGGGTCGAGCGGGCGCCGGTGTTCCGCATCGACGCCAAGGAGATTCTCGACCTCTTCGACCTCGAGCGCCGCCAGGGACATCGCTACGCGCCTGCGGAACTGGAGAAGGGGCGGGCGAAACTCCGCGAGCAGGTGGCGACCCTGCGCGACGTCCCCGCGGAATCGCGGTCGTTCGTCCAGAAGAAGATGATCGAGATCGAGCAGAAGTTCGCCGCCTACGACGTCATCCGCTTCGCCTACGAGGCGCCGGCGCTGCCGAACCTCGACGCCGGTGCGGATCGGCAGCAGGCCATCGGCGAGATCCGGCAGATGATGCAGCGTGCCCGGCTGATCGAGGATCGCAAGCCGCCGGCGCTGATTCCTCCCGTCGCCCAGCCGCCGGCCGAAGAAGTGTCCGCTGCGACGAATGCCACGGACTGGCAGTCGCTCTATCCGGCCGTGATGGAGGCGTTCACACGACGCTTGACGGGGAACGCGGGGACGATCAGCCCGGCGATCCTCCCGCTCAGCGACCTGCTCGCCGCGCAGGCCGCGGGCCCAGCCGAGATCGACCGGGCCGTGACGGCCTACCGGCAGGCGATCGCCGACCTGGAACCGGTCCGCACGGGGGCACGGATGGCGGCCTTCGAGGCCTGGTTCCTCGCCTTCAACCCAACCGACCTGGCGAAGTGGCTCTACGTCTTCGCGCTGGTCGTGTGCTTCGCCAGCTTTCTCGTCGGCCACGCCCCGCTCAACCGCTTCGCCTTCTGGCTGCTGGCCGGCCTGTTCTGCCTGCACACGTTCGCGATCGTCTGCCGGATCGCGATCACCGGCCGGCCGCCGGTGGTCAACCTCTACGGCTCGGCCGTGTTCATCGGCTGGGCCTGCGTGCTGGCAGGACTGGTCCTGGAGCGGCTCTTCCGGCTCGGCATCGGCAACCTCGTGGCGGCGGCCAGCGGCGCCCTGTCGCTGATGATCGCCTACGGGCTCGACTCGGGCGACACGATGCATGTCCTCCAGGCGGTGCTCGACACGCAGTTCTGGCTCTCGACGCACGTCGTGACAGTCGCCCTCGGCTACGGGGCGACGTTCCTCGCCGGCCTGCTCGCCACCTGCTCGATCGTGCATGGCATCGCGACCCGGCAGCGGTCCGGTGATCCGGCCCTGGCCCGTGAGGTCACCGACGTGCTCCACCGCATGACGTACGGCGTCGTCTGCTTCGCATTGTTCTTCAGCTTCATCGGCACGGTCCTCGGGGGCCTGTGGGCCGACGACAGTTGGGGCCGGTTCTGGGGCTGGGACCCGAAGGAGAACGGGGCCCTGATGATCGTGCTCTGGAACGCGGCCCTGCTCCACGCCCGCTGGGACCGCTGGATCGGGCCGCGTGGCTTCGCCCTGTTCGCGATCGGCGGCAACATCGTCACGGCCTGGAGCTGGTTCGGCACCAACCAGCTGAGCATCGGCCTCCACAGTTACGGGTTCACCAGCGGCGTCCTCATGCTGCTCGGGGCCTATGTCCTCAGCCAGCTGGCCCTGATCGTCGCCGGCCTGGTCCTGACGCGCTCGCAGGCCGCTCCTGCGGCGGCGGGGTGA